From the Roseibium sp. HPY-6 genome, one window contains:
- a CDS encoding glycosyltransferase family 39 protein — protein MAEKSDTQKLQGDAAEDQSVAHEAREAEDAGREGPEGTAADSAATETQPASIRKPVWLRVFGHDVTAPFLLLFLSLLLFVPGQWTVPPLDRDEPRYTQATKQMLETGDYVDIRFQDQARHKKPVGIYWLQAAAVKLTGNGVDAPLWVYRLPSIIGATLSVLASFWMARAFLGPAGALLVGGFVSLAIIVGVEARLAKTDAMLFATVVIAQGALARIWLRDAGERIWGLSFLFWTALAAGVLIKGPVGLMVVGLTVAGLMILKRQVRWFKAAAPVIGIVWLLLLVSPWFVAIWIATDGTFFTEAIGRDFLGKVGQGQEGHGAPPLTHLGAMFGIFWPLPAFFLIALPLIWKERASPLVTFAIAWFVPTWVVFELVATKLPHYTLPILPALALPVAAALLEGAGEQTGKWMKRLAAVLLALPPVGLAAVAFAGPFVLGIWPSPPGVVIVAIGGVFGIAAASRLFRGPALYAFPATSLSAVCVAIGIWGFVGPALTPIWVSPRLVAALDEVPGCQSGATRQVVTSGFHEPSFIFLEGTGTRIVSPKDAAEFLAQKDAQSEGTCRVAAIESREEAAFLTSAKEFGLVPVVRKRVDGLNINGGDNVDIALYQNDSAAKGAESGNDEEQQ, from the coding sequence ATGGCAGAAAAGAGTGATACCCAAAAGCTTCAGGGCGACGCGGCCGAGGATCAGTCCGTCGCGCACGAGGCCCGAGAAGCCGAAGATGCCGGCAGAGAAGGCCCGGAAGGAACAGCGGCAGACAGCGCCGCGACGGAAACACAACCTGCCAGCATTCGAAAGCCTGTCTGGCTCAGAGTTTTCGGCCACGACGTTACCGCACCGTTCTTGCTGCTTTTCTTGTCGCTTCTGCTGTTTGTTCCGGGGCAATGGACCGTACCACCGCTGGATCGGGACGAACCCCGCTATACCCAGGCGACAAAACAGATGCTGGAAACCGGTGACTATGTCGACATTCGGTTTCAAGATCAGGCCCGGCACAAAAAGCCGGTTGGAATCTACTGGCTACAAGCTGCCGCGGTAAAGCTGACCGGAAATGGCGTCGATGCACCGTTGTGGGTGTATCGCTTGCCCTCAATTATCGGAGCAACGCTGAGCGTGTTGGCCAGCTTCTGGATGGCGCGCGCTTTCCTTGGACCTGCAGGTGCGCTTCTTGTGGGCGGCTTTGTGTCGCTTGCCATCATTGTCGGGGTCGAGGCGCGTCTTGCAAAAACGGACGCCATGCTGTTTGCAACGGTTGTCATTGCACAAGGTGCTCTGGCGCGCATCTGGCTCAGGGATGCCGGAGAACGCATCTGGGGGCTCAGTTTCCTGTTTTGGACTGCACTGGCCGCAGGCGTATTGATCAAGGGACCGGTTGGACTGATGGTCGTTGGTCTGACTGTAGCCGGCCTCATGATCCTGAAGCGGCAGGTCCGCTGGTTCAAGGCGGCGGCTCCGGTTATCGGAATTGTCTGGCTGCTGCTGTTGGTATCTCCATGGTTTGTCGCCATCTGGATCGCAACCGACGGCACATTCTTCACCGAGGCCATAGGCCGGGATTTCTTGGGGAAAGTCGGGCAGGGCCAGGAAGGGCACGGAGCGCCGCCGTTAACGCATCTGGGAGCCATGTTCGGCATATTCTGGCCTTTGCCTGCGTTTTTCCTGATCGCGTTGCCCTTGATCTGGAAAGAGCGCGCAAGTCCGCTTGTGACTTTCGCGATTGCCTGGTTCGTCCCGACCTGGGTCGTTTTCGAACTCGTGGCGACGAAGCTGCCACACTACACGTTGCCCATATTGCCGGCGCTTGCGTTACCTGTCGCCGCAGCGCTCCTGGAAGGAGCTGGCGAGCAGACCGGAAAATGGATGAAGCGTCTGGCGGCGGTTTTGCTGGCGCTGCCACCCGTTGGTTTGGCAGCGGTCGCCTTCGCCGGCCCATTCGTGCTCGGCATCTGGCCATCGCCGCCTGGGGTTGTCATCGTCGCGATTGGCGGAGTTTTCGGGATAGCTGCAGCCTCAAGATTGTTCCGTGGACCGGCGCTCTATGCCTTTCCGGCCACATCATTGAGCGCGGTTTGCGTCGCGATTGGCATCTGGGGCTTCGTCGGCCCGGCACTCACGCCTATCTGGGTAAGTCCGCGGCTGGTAGCTGCGCTCGATGAAGTTCCCGGTTGCCAGAGCGGTGCGACGCGGCAAGTTGTCACTTCCGGATTTCACGAACCGAGTTTCATATTCCTGGAGGGAACGGGAACACGTATCGTCTCACCGAAAGACGCCGCCGAGTTTCTGGCTCAAAAGGACGCTCAGAGCGAGGGTACTTGCCGCGTCGCCGCCATAGAAAGCCGGGAAGAAGCCGCGTTTTTGACGTCCGCCAAGGAGTTTGGTCTTGTGCCGGTGGTCAGAAAAAGGGTAGACGGCCTCAATATTAATGGCGGCGACAACGTCGACATTGCTCTTTACCAGAATGACAGTGCGGCAAAAGGTGCAGAAAGCGGAAATGACGAAGAGCAGCAATAA
- a CDS encoding phosphatase PAP2 family protein, giving the protein MTKSSNNVWRILARMRGNIRRAQMLFKGRKERARDSLDPLSPGQRPQDILAVLLLTVGVAVVVFDVPTYPWLRSLPGEYRNAFRAFTDFGKADWILLSTGLTCLFLLALDAGRYAFRIRMAIGSVFTYATFIFYSVAATGLIAIAFKWSLGRARPKLYEQVGPVRFDFLAFDGTYTSFPSGHSTTVAALATALAFIFPSYRWLIIVAAFWVAFSRVMVGAHYPSDVIAGTLLGMTFTFFTVRAMARRRIGFHLSPSGKIEPNMNVRSAKACVRAVWQALRGQRGVNRVPNERARTEDTERTVS; this is encoded by the coding sequence ATGACGAAGAGCAGCAATAATGTCTGGCGGATACTTGCGCGTATGCGCGGCAATATCCGGCGGGCTCAAATGCTGTTCAAGGGCCGCAAGGAGAGGGCGCGCGACAGCCTCGATCCCCTGTCGCCGGGTCAAAGGCCGCAGGACATACTGGCTGTCTTGCTGTTGACGGTCGGTGTTGCAGTCGTTGTTTTCGACGTCCCGACATATCCGTGGCTGCGTTCACTTCCGGGCGAGTACCGGAATGCGTTTCGGGCTTTCACCGATTTCGGCAAGGCGGACTGGATCTTGCTGTCAACGGGTTTGACATGCTTGTTTCTTCTCGCACTTGACGCGGGCCGTTATGCGTTCCGCATCCGCATGGCGATAGGCTCGGTATTCACATATGCAACCTTTATCTTCTATTCCGTGGCAGCCACCGGCCTGATCGCGATTGCTTTCAAGTGGTCGCTCGGGCGTGCCCGTCCGAAGCTTTACGAACAGGTTGGCCCGGTTCGCTTTGACTTTCTGGCATTCGACGGAACGTACACGAGCTTTCCCTCCGGACATTCGACGACGGTCGCAGCACTGGCGACCGCACTTGCCTTTATCTTTCCGTCCTATCGCTGGCTCATTATTGTCGCCGCCTTTTGGGTGGCATTCAGCCGCGTTATGGTCGGTGCGCATTACCCGAGCGATGTCATTGCCGGAACGCTGCTCGGCATGACGTTCACTTTCTTCACGGTCAGGGCGATGGCGCGGCGCCGGATCGGTTTCCATCTTTCACCGTCAGGTAAAATCGAGCCGAATATGAACGTTCGTTCTGCGAAAGCCTGTGTGCGTGCGGTTTGGCAGGCTCTTCGAGGTCAACGCGGCGTCAACCGCGTACCGAACGAGCGGGCACGCACGGAAGATACAGAACGGACGGTTTCATGA
- a CDS encoding glycosyltransferase family 2 protein — protein sequence MTKSFLEHVATDKGALAVTVVVPAKDEAENLPILLDEIEAALQARAFEVIVVDDGSTDGTDIVLQDYAATHDWLRPVRHEKSCGQSCAVRTGLQHARGDVVATIDGDGENNPAYIPKLLDALEAAGPATALAAGQRLGRKASLAKRYASRFANKLRGAILKDKTRDSGCGLKALRREIFLQLPYFDSWHRFLPALVIREGFDVVHIDVQDRQRRHGTSKYGIFDRALVGVLDLFGVWWLRRRRKKIPTVRPLT from the coding sequence ATGACGAAGAGCTTTCTTGAGCACGTTGCGACCGACAAGGGTGCGCTGGCTGTGACGGTTGTCGTCCCGGCCAAGGACGAGGCCGAGAACCTGCCTATCCTTCTCGATGAGATCGAGGCCGCTCTGCAGGCAAGAGCGTTCGAGGTCATTGTGGTCGACGATGGCTCGACGGACGGAACAGACATTGTTCTTCAGGATTATGCCGCCACGCACGATTGGCTGAGGCCGGTCCGTCACGAGAAATCATGTGGGCAAAGCTGCGCCGTCAGAACCGGTTTGCAGCATGCACGCGGCGATGTCGTTGCCACGATTGACGGTGATGGTGAAAACAATCCGGCCTATATTCCCAAGCTTCTGGATGCGCTCGAAGCTGCCGGCCCTGCAACCGCGCTTGCCGCGGGTCAAAGGTTGGGACGAAAGGCGAGCCTGGCGAAGAGATACGCATCTAGATTTGCCAACAAGCTCCGCGGCGCGATTTTGAAGGATAAAACACGTGACAGCGGCTGCGGCCTGAAAGCGCTCAGGAGAGAGATCTTTCTGCAACTGCCTTATTTCGACAGCTGGCATCGTTTTTTGCCAGCTCTCGTGATCAGGGAAGGTTTCGACGTCGTTCATATTGATGTTCAGGACCGGCAACGACGGCATGGCACGTCGAAATACGGAATTTTTGACCGCGCGCTCGTCGGCGTGTTGGATTTGTTCGGTGTGTGGTGGCTTCGCCGCCGGCGCAAAAAAATTCCCACTGTCCGGCCTTTGACCTAA
- a CDS encoding lipid-A-disaccharide synthase N-terminal domain-containing protein — MSALYDWLYTVFVEQFDFWIILGFFAQAMFMMRFVIQWIASERVGRSIVPVAFWFFSIAGGSLLLIYAIQRQDPVFIAGQGLGLVIYFRNLWLIFKEKRRDPTI; from the coding sequence ATGAGCGCTCTTTACGACTGGCTGTACACTGTATTCGTCGAGCAATTCGATTTTTGGATCATCTTGGGGTTCTTTGCCCAGGCCATGTTCATGATGCGGTTCGTGATCCAGTGGATCGCGTCCGAGCGTGTCGGGAGGTCGATTGTGCCGGTCGCCTTCTGGTTCTTTTCCATAGCCGGAGGATCGCTGCTTCTGATCTATGCGATTCAACGGCAGGATCCTGTATTTATCGCGGGTCAGGGGCTCGGACTCGTCATTTATTTCCGGAACCTCTGGCTGATTTTCAAGGAAAAACGGCGCGACCCGACGATCTGA
- the metC gene encoding cystathionine beta-lyase encodes MSAPDPVKADDPSTPTRNRSHMSNSDSKSSLKPDTKLAHLGRDPKSFHGFVNPPVVHASTVLYPDVETMRPGGQKYSYARRGNPTTDSLEETVKELEGAAGVRLASSGLGAVSLAILSCVKSGDHILITDTAYHPTRHFSDTVLPKFGISAEYYDPLIGAEIKSRFKPNTAAVFTEAPGSLTFEMQDIPAIAQAAREIGAMVLMDNTWATPLFCQPIALGVDLSIQAGTKYIVGHSDAMLGTVAASERAWDGLNDFYGAIGGHVAPDDAFLGLRGLRTMSVRLERHQRNTHAVLEWLKDLPMIGTIRYPALPSDPGHAIWKRDFSGSSGLCGFDFIEGTTKEQSNAFLNALTLFGLGYSWGGFESLAIPVKLKGARSTTRFDENRRSVRLHIGLEDPEDLIRDIEQALVKAFG; translated from the coding sequence GTGAGCGCTCCCGACCCGGTAAAAGCCGACGACCCTTCCACGCCCACGCGAAACAGATCCCACATGTCAAATTCCGATTCCAAATCTTCCCTGAAACCGGATACGAAACTTGCGCATCTGGGGCGCGATCCGAAGTCGTTTCACGGCTTCGTCAATCCCCCGGTTGTCCACGCATCGACCGTGCTATATCCCGACGTAGAGACAATGCGACCTGGCGGTCAGAAATACTCTTATGCAAGGCGCGGAAATCCAACGACGGACTCTCTAGAAGAGACGGTCAAGGAACTTGAAGGCGCAGCCGGCGTAAGGCTTGCAAGTTCCGGCTTGGGTGCCGTTTCCCTCGCAATCCTCTCCTGCGTGAAATCCGGTGATCACATATTGATCACCGACACGGCCTATCATCCGACGCGCCATTTTTCGGATACGGTCTTGCCGAAATTCGGTATCAGCGCTGAGTATTACGATCCGTTGATAGGGGCAGAAATCAAGTCGCGGTTCAAGCCAAACACGGCTGCGGTGTTTACCGAAGCGCCGGGCTCGCTCACCTTTGAAATGCAGGACATCCCGGCAATTGCACAGGCCGCACGCGAAATCGGCGCCATGGTGCTCATGGACAACACCTGGGCGACGCCGCTTTTCTGCCAGCCGATTGCCCTTGGTGTCGACCTGTCAATTCAGGCGGGGACAAAGTACATCGTTGGGCATTCCGACGCGATGCTCGGCACTGTGGCAGCGAGTGAACGAGCCTGGGATGGTCTTAATGACTTCTATGGCGCGATTGGCGGTCACGTAGCGCCCGACGATGCCTTTCTCGGACTTCGTGGCCTTCGCACAATGTCCGTGCGTCTTGAAAGGCACCAGCGAAACACGCACGCGGTTCTCGAATGGCTGAAAGATCTGCCCATGATTGGGACTATCCGCTACCCTGCCCTTCCGTCTGATCCGGGCCATGCAATCTGGAAACGCGACTTTTCCGGCAGTTCCGGCCTGTGCGGGTTCGATTTCATTGAAGGAACGACAAAAGAGCAGTCAAATGCCTTCCTCAATGCTCTTACCTTGTTCGGCCTCGGATATTCGTGGGGCGGTTTTGAAAGCCTTGCTATTCCAGTGAAGCTCAAGGGCGCGAGATCAACAACGCGTTTTGATGAAAATCGGCGTTCCGTCCGCCTGCATATCGGGCTGGAGGATCCGGAGGACCTGATCCGGGATATCGAACAGGCGCTCGTCAAGGCATTCGGCTAA
- a CDS encoding amino acid ABC transporter substrate-binding protein: protein MSNKILPLVLGAAMGVAASTAAGATTLEDVKAKGFIQCGVSQGLPGFSNPDAQGNWTGLDVDLCRAMAAAVFGDASAVKFTPLSAKERFTALQSGEVDVLSRNTTWTMSRDTQLGLNFAGVNYYDGQGFMVRKDLGVTSALELSGASVCTNTGTTTELNVADYFRANNMPYEIVAFEKADEVVAAYDAGRCDVYTTDASGLYAQRLKLTNPGDHMVLPEIISKEPLGPVVRQGDDEWFNVAKWTLNAMINAEELGVTSANVDEMKSSDNPSIKRMLGVEGAFGEGIGLSNDWAYNVIKNVGNYEESFNANVGPDTPLGISRGVNALWSDGGFLYAPPIR from the coding sequence ATGTCCAATAAAATCCTTCCACTCGTACTCGGCGCTGCAATGGGCGTCGCCGCTTCGACGGCTGCGGGTGCGACAACCCTGGAAGATGTCAAGGCAAAAGGCTTCATTCAGTGTGGGGTGAGCCAGGGTCTCCCGGGTTTCTCCAATCCGGATGCACAGGGGAACTGGACCGGTCTCGACGTTGATCTTTGCCGCGCAATGGCTGCTGCGGTGTTCGGTGATGCGTCGGCTGTTAAATTCACTCCGCTGTCCGCTAAAGAGCGCTTCACAGCGCTGCAGTCCGGCGAAGTGGACGTTCTGTCCCGCAACACAACCTGGACGATGTCTCGCGACACCCAGCTTGGTCTGAACTTCGCTGGCGTCAACTACTACGACGGTCAGGGCTTCATGGTTCGCAAGGACCTGGGCGTTACGTCCGCACTTGAGCTGTCTGGCGCTTCAGTCTGCACGAACACCGGTACAACCACCGAGCTGAACGTTGCCGACTACTTCCGGGCGAACAACATGCCGTACGAAATCGTCGCTTTTGAAAAAGCTGACGAGGTTGTTGCTGCTTACGATGCGGGCCGTTGTGACGTCTACACAACAGACGCCTCTGGTCTTTACGCTCAGCGTCTGAAGCTCACAAACCCGGGCGATCACATGGTTCTGCCGGAAATCATTTCCAAAGAGCCACTTGGTCCGGTTGTCCGCCAGGGTGATGATGAGTGGTTCAACGTCGCCAAGTGGACGCTTAACGCCATGATCAACGCTGAAGAACTTGGCGTGACTTCCGCGAACGTTGATGAAATGAAGTCTTCCGACAATCCTTCGATCAAGCGCATGCTTGGCGTTGAAGGTGCGTTCGGCGAAGGCATCGGCCTGTCGAACGACTGGGCGTATAACGTCATCAAGAACGTTGGTAACTACGAAGAGTCCTTCAATGCCAACGTTGGTCCGGACACTCCGCTCGGCATCTCCCGCGGCGTGAACGCTCTTTGGAGCGACGGTGGTTTCCTTTACGCTCCGCCGATCCGTTAA
- a CDS encoding amino acid ABC transporter permease: protein MSVMEQDSAGAPARASLMNDPKVRGYFYQMLLVVLLLTFGYIIVTNTIANLERQNIASGWGFLENTAGFGIIQSLVPYTETSSYGQAIFVGFLNTVLVAVVGIFCATIIGFVVGIARLSNNWVISRLAYCYVELIRNVPLLLQIFFWYFAVLRAVPGKREKWSLFDTFHLNIAGLRGPKPIWEPGAEFIGYALIIAIVATVAVSRWARKRQENTGQQFPVFWTAVGLIIGLPLITYLATGMPIQLEHPNFVETGPRLRQGFELGVGFNLIPEFLALTAALAIYTAAFIAEIVRAGIQAVSHGQTEAAHALGIRQGPTLRLVIIPQAMRVIIPPLTSQYLNLTKNSSLAVAIAFPDLVSVGGTVLNQTGQAIEIIGIWMAVYLSLSLLTSAFMNWYNQRMALVER from the coding sequence ATGTCAGTAATGGAGCAGGACTCGGCGGGGGCGCCGGCGCGTGCTTCGCTGATGAACGATCCAAAAGTCCGCGGTTATTTCTACCAGATGCTACTGGTGGTGTTGCTGCTGACTTTCGGATACATCATCGTGACGAACACTATCGCCAACCTGGAACGGCAAAACATTGCCTCAGGTTGGGGGTTTCTTGAGAATACTGCCGGCTTTGGCATTATTCAGTCGCTTGTACCATATACGGAAACCTCCAGTTACGGTCAGGCGATATTTGTAGGCTTTCTGAACACGGTTCTCGTTGCTGTCGTCGGTATTTTTTGCGCGACGATCATTGGCTTTGTTGTCGGGATCGCAAGACTTTCGAACAATTGGGTCATAAGCCGCCTCGCATACTGCTATGTAGAGCTGATCCGCAACGTTCCGCTTCTTCTCCAGATTTTCTTCTGGTATTTCGCGGTGCTTCGTGCGGTGCCCGGCAAACGCGAAAAATGGTCCTTGTTCGACACGTTCCATTTGAACATCGCCGGTTTGCGCGGACCCAAGCCGATTTGGGAACCTGGTGCCGAATTCATTGGCTATGCCCTCATAATCGCTATTGTCGCAACGGTTGCGGTCTCAAGGTGGGCGCGCAAACGCCAGGAAAACACGGGTCAGCAATTCCCGGTTTTCTGGACGGCGGTCGGTTTGATCATTGGATTGCCGCTGATCACTTATCTGGCGACCGGTATGCCAATACAGCTCGAGCACCCGAATTTTGTCGAGACCGGCCCGCGGCTGAGGCAGGGTTTTGAGCTCGGTGTCGGCTTCAACCTGATACCTGAGTTTCTGGCGCTGACGGCAGCCCTTGCGATTTACACGGCTGCTTTCATCGCGGAAATCGTCCGGGCGGGAATCCAGGCCGTGAGCCATGGTCAGACCGAGGCCGCTCACGCTCTCGGAATTCGCCAAGGTCCGACACTGCGCCTGGTCATCATCCCTCAGGCAATGCGGGTGATCATTCCACCGCTCACAAGTCAGTACTTGAACTTGACGAAGAATTCGTCGCTTGCAGTCGCTATTGCCTTCCCTGATCTCGTATCCGTCGGCGGTACGGTTTTGAACCAGACCGGTCAGGCAATCGAGATTATCGGCATCTGGATGGCGGTTTATCTGTCGCTCAGTCTGCTCACATCGGCCTTCATGAACTGGTACAACCAGCGCATGGCGCTCGTGGAAAGATAA
- a CDS encoding amino acid ABC transporter permease has protein sequence MANSQMFQIRTEEAPTLPAPVSTTGAIGWMRKNLFSSIGNTILTVIGVLIAYWMIAPFIQFAFIDAIWTGENREACLPQDGGHGGACWAYVEAYFPQFIYGRYPSAETWRVDIVYALFALLLIPLAIPSAPYKRTNAILFLVVFPIVSYFLLTGLVIGGTVILPIVETAVWGGLLVTLVIAVTGIVASLPLGIALALGRRSQMPIIKLVSIIFIEFWRGVPLITVLFMSSVMLPLFLPEGVTFDKLLRVLIGVTLFSAAYMAEVVRGGLQAIPKGQYEGAMALGLRFWPMMYLIILPQALKLVIPGIVNTFIGLFKDTTLVLIVGMFDLLGQIQSSFTDPTWSTPSQGHTGYLFAAIVFFVFCFGMSRYSIFMENKLHTGHKR, from the coding sequence ATGGCAAATTCTCAGATGTTCCAGATAAGAACGGAAGAAGCGCCGACCTTGCCGGCGCCGGTGTCGACCACCGGTGCTATCGGCTGGATGCGCAAAAACCTGTTTTCGTCGATTGGCAACACCATCCTGACCGTAATCGGTGTCCTGATTGCGTACTGGATGATTGCACCATTTATCCAGTTCGCGTTCATTGATGCTATATGGACCGGCGAAAACCGGGAAGCCTGCCTGCCTCAGGATGGTGGTCACGGCGGTGCGTGCTGGGCGTATGTTGAAGCATATTTCCCGCAGTTCATCTATGGACGGTATCCTTCTGCCGAAACGTGGCGTGTGGATATCGTCTACGCGCTGTTTGCGTTGCTCCTGATCCCACTTGCGATCCCGAGCGCGCCCTACAAGCGCACAAATGCGATCCTGTTTCTGGTCGTTTTCCCGATTGTTTCCTACTTCCTGCTGACCGGTCTTGTCATCGGCGGCACTGTCATCCTGCCAATTGTCGAGACGGCGGTCTGGGGTGGTCTACTGGTGACGTTGGTGATTGCGGTCACGGGTATCGTTGCCTCGCTCCCCTTGGGCATCGCACTGGCACTCGGCCGGCGCTCACAGATGCCGATCATCAAACTGGTTTCGATCATCTTCATCGAATTCTGGCGCGGCGTTCCGTTGATCACCGTGCTGTTCATGTCTTCGGTGATGTTGCCGTTGTTCCTTCCGGAAGGCGTGACGTTCGACAAGCTCCTGAGGGTTCTGATCGGGGTGACACTGTTCTCTGCGGCTTACATGGCGGAAGTCGTGCGCGGCGGTTTGCAGGCAATTCCGAAGGGGCAGTACGAGGGCGCAATGGCCTTGGGCCTGAGGTTCTGGCCGATGATGTATCTCATCATCCTGCCGCAAGCCTTGAAACTCGTGATCCCGGGGATCGTCAACACCTTCATCGGCTTGTTCAAGGATACGACGCTGGTTCTGATCGTGGGAATGTTCGATCTGCTCGGGCAGATCCAATCGTCCTTTACCGACCCAACCTGGTCCACACCAAGCCAGGGGCACACAGGATACCTGTTTGCGGCAATCGTGTTCTTTGTCTTCTGTTTCGGCATGTCACGATACTCCATATTCATGGAAAACAAGCTGCATACCGGACACAAACGCTAA
- a CDS encoding amino acid ABC transporter ATP-binding protein: MTENAVNADELAADRSKMTISDTDVAIEINNMNKWYGDFHVLRDINLKVMRGERIVICGPSGSGKSTMIRCINRLEEHQAGQILVDGIELTNDLKKIDEIRREVGMCFQHFNLFPHLTILENCTLAPIWVRKMPKKEAEDIAMQYLERVKIPEQALKYPGQLSGGQQQRVAIARSLCMNPKIMLFDEPTSALDPEMIKEVLDVMVGLAEEGMTMLCVTHEMGFARKVANRVIFMDAGQIVEQNEPEDFFVNPQHERTKLFLSQILHH, from the coding sequence ATGACCGAGAATGCTGTAAACGCGGACGAGCTCGCTGCCGATCGCTCAAAGATGACGATTTCCGACACGGATGTGGCGATTGAAATCAACAATATGAACAAGTGGTATGGCGACTTTCATGTTCTGCGCGATATCAATCTGAAGGTGATGCGTGGTGAGCGCATCGTTATCTGCGGACCCTCAGGCTCGGGCAAGTCCACGATGATCCGCTGCATCAACCGTTTGGAGGAACACCAGGCGGGCCAGATCCTGGTTGATGGCATCGAGCTGACCAACGACCTGAAGAAAATTGACGAAATCCGGCGCGAAGTCGGCATGTGCTTTCAGCATTTCAACCTGTTCCCGCATCTGACCATCCTGGAGAATTGCACGCTCGCTCCGATTTGGGTTCGCAAGATGCCGAAGAAGGAAGCTGAGGATATTGCCATGCAGTATCTTGAGCGCGTCAAAATTCCCGAGCAGGCATTGAAATATCCCGGTCAGCTCTCCGGGGGGCAGCAGCAACGTGTGGCCATTGCGCGTTCGCTGTGCATGAACCCGAAAATCATGCTTTTCGATGAGCCGACGTCTGCGCTTGACCCTGAAATGATCAAGGAAGTTCTCGACGTTATGGTCGGCCTTGCCGAAGAAGGCATGACCATGCTGTGCGTGACCCACGAAATGGGTTTTGCCCGCAAGGTTGCCAATCGCGTCATCTTCATGGACGCCGGCCAGATCGTTGAACAGAACGAACCGGAAGACTTCTTCGTCAATCCGCAACACGAGCGCACGAAGCTGTTCCTCAGCCAGATCCTGCATCACTGA
- a CDS encoding TIGR02117 family protein: protein MGLGIAIPGPISVSSDIQGPDDTETRQILVLSNPIHTDIALPADPDVLKALSFVSAEGLELDYPGVFWVVVGWGGRSFYLETPTWADLKPGPVFDALTWDRSVMHVRRSGTIPFEQENVRALELNSEEFQSLLEGVQDSFQIDESDLPRAIKDASYDAHDIFFPAKGGFNALVGCNTWTARMLRLAGVRTGIWTPLPSTLNWSLDFHGSG, encoded by the coding sequence GTGGGCCTTGGGATAGCGATCCCGGGGCCCATTTCTGTCTCATCTGATATTCAGGGGCCTGACGATACTGAAACGCGGCAGATCCTCGTCTTGTCAAATCCTATCCATACCGACATCGCGCTGCCAGCTGATCCAGACGTTCTGAAAGCACTGTCATTTGTGAGTGCTGAAGGACTGGAACTGGATTATCCGGGTGTTTTTTGGGTTGTTGTCGGTTGGGGCGGTCGCTCGTTTTATCTGGAAACACCGACCTGGGCCGATTTGAAGCCGGGACCGGTTTTCGATGCACTCACCTGGGATCGGTCGGTCATGCATGTTCGTAGGTCTGGGACGATCCCCTTCGAGCAAGAAAACGTGCGGGCACTGGAACTCAACTCGGAAGAATTTCAGAGTTTGCTGGAGGGCGTACAGGATAGTTTCCAGATTGATGAATCGGATCTTCCACGCGCAATCAAGGACGCATCCTATGATGCACACGATATCTTTTTTCCGGCAAAAGGCGGGTTCAACGCCCTTGTGGGGTGCAACACCTGGACAGCGCGCATGTTGCGGCTGGCGGGTGTTCGGACCGGTATTTGGACACCGCTCCCTTCAACGCTCAATTGGTCTCTCGATTTTCACGGATCCGGTTAA